One segment of Heliomicrobium gestii DNA contains the following:
- a CDS encoding ComEC/Rec2 family competence protein — MRNRWLKPLFLFLLALALTLSGCSKPSPSTNGANSGGSSTATTKQSTAAQPAAQGQLKVHFIDVGQADSILLQSPGGRFVLIDGGNVDDGWKVVNYLKQQGVKEVAAIVATHPHEDHIGGLDKVLKSFPVGQVYMPKATTTTKTFEYFLNAVKESGAKRVEAKGGLKLDVPDFDGLFVAPNGTNYEDLNDYSAVLKVTYGKVSFLLTGDAESVSEGEMVARGYDLRADVLKVGHHGSTSSTSPPFLKAVSPKYAFIPVGEGNDYGHPHKKTLDKLAKANVQVFRADKNGTVVATCDGEKVTFQPEKQ, encoded by the coding sequence TTGCGCAATCGATGGCTGAAACCGCTCTTTCTGTTCTTGCTGGCCCTCGCTCTGACCCTGTCCGGCTGCTCAAAACCGTCACCGAGCACCAATGGAGCCAATTCAGGCGGTTCGTCTACCGCCACGACAAAACAATCCACTGCGGCCCAACCGGCTGCCCAGGGCCAGCTCAAAGTTCATTTCATCGACGTGGGACAGGCCGACTCCATCCTGCTGCAGTCCCCCGGCGGTCGTTTCGTTCTCATCGACGGCGGCAATGTGGACGATGGATGGAAGGTCGTCAATTACCTGAAGCAACAAGGGGTGAAAGAAGTGGCGGCCATCGTGGCCACTCACCCCCATGAGGATCACATCGGCGGGCTGGATAAGGTCCTCAAGAGCTTTCCTGTCGGCCAGGTGTACATGCCCAAGGCGACGACGACGACGAAAACCTTTGAGTATTTCCTAAACGCCGTCAAGGAGAGCGGCGCCAAGCGTGTGGAAGCAAAAGGCGGCCTAAAACTGGACGTTCCCGATTTCGACGGCCTCTTCGTCGCGCCGAACGGAACGAACTACGAAGATTTGAACGATTACAGCGCCGTCCTCAAGGTCACCTATGGCAAGGTCTCCTTCCTGCTGACCGGTGACGCCGAGTCTGTATCGGAAGGCGAGATGGTGGCCCGCGGGTACGACCTGAGAGCCGATGTGTTGAAAGTCGGTCACCACGGCAGCACCAGCTCCACATCTCCCCCCTTCCTCAAAGCGGTATCGCCCAAATACGCCTTTATCCCTGTCGGTGAGGGCAACGATTACGGGCACCCCCACAAGAAAACCCTCGACAAACTCGCCAAAGCCAACGTGCAGGTTTTCCGAGCCGACAAAAACGGAACGGTTGTGGCGACCTGTGACGGAGAGAAGGTCACCTTCCAACCGGAGAAACAATAA
- a CDS encoding DUF3344 domain-containing protein, translating to MYYGGREVAGEKSPIQIQAVLGPQVPLTEFYNHTLRGNYVAAGVGMRNRGFGTINITLPAGSTILKAFLYWAVIRGTGDPPVPDTGTLNGTAITADVRYTSGDPLWPDGSGFIDAFRADVTGIAVAGANVLTDFPSGLGDATPPQDASTAFPLMEGASLVVIFQNPTFPRTTVVINDGAQTFVADTVSTTLQNFEVYGPPVQAQTTYVVADGQARFADDKALFNGTIVAGPGSSLKPQDAFNGADGTSLPGFAQDGLWDTLTVDVTSLVNIGDTSVEAAIRGISGGGDALTYIAQVFAVTAPPARGFKPSDLAAE from the coding sequence TTGTATTACGGCGGACGAGAGGTTGCAGGCGAAAAGTCGCCCATACAAATTCAGGCTGTTCTCGGTCCCCAAGTGCCGCTGACCGAGTTTTACAACCATACGCTGCGCGGGAACTATGTGGCCGCCGGCGTCGGCATGCGCAACCGTGGTTTTGGCACGATCAACATCACCCTGCCGGCAGGCTCGACGATTCTAAAAGCCTTCCTCTACTGGGCCGTGATCCGCGGGACCGGCGACCCGCCTGTACCCGATACGGGCACCCTCAACGGAACTGCCATCACTGCCGACGTGCGCTACACCTCCGGCGATCCCCTTTGGCCGGACGGAAGCGGTTTCATTGACGCCTTCCGGGCCGATGTGACCGGAATCGCCGTAGCGGGCGCGAATGTCCTCACCGACTTCCCCTCCGGCTTAGGCGACGCCACACCGCCGCAAGACGCGTCGACGGCGTTCCCGCTTATGGAGGGCGCGTCGCTCGTCGTGATCTTCCAAAACCCTACATTCCCGCGCACGACCGTCGTCATCAATGACGGCGCCCAGACTTTTGTCGCCGATACGGTGTCCACGACGCTGCAAAACTTCGAGGTCTACGGTCCTCCCGTGCAGGCCCAGACAACCTACGTCGTCGCCGATGGTCAGGCGCGTTTTGCCGACGACAAGGCGCTGTTCAACGGAACCATCGTCGCCGGACCGGGTTCGTCGCTTAAACCGCAGGACGCCTTCAACGGCGCCGACGGAACCTCCCTGCCTGGCTTTGCCCAAGACGGCCTCTGGGACACGCTGACCGTTGACGTGACTTCCCTCGTGAACATCGGCGATACGAGCGTGGAAGCGGCGATTCGAGGCATCAGCGGCGGCGGCGACGCCCTGACCTATATCGCCCAGGTCTTTGCCGTCACGGCGCCGCCGGCAAGAGGCTTCAAACCTTCCGACCTGGCGGCGGAATGA